The Salmo trutta chromosome 22, fSalTru1.1, whole genome shotgun sequence genome contains the following window.
atcattgagattacctgcaatgacaacaagctcagtccaatgatgctgtgacacactgccccagagcATAAtgtaccctccacctccaaatcgatcccgctccagagtacaggcctctgtaacgctcattccatcgaccataaatgcgaatccgaccatcacccctggtgagacaaaaccgcgactcgtcagtgaagagcactttttgcaagtcctgtctggtccagcgacggagggtttgtgcccataggcgacgttgttgccggtgatgtctggtgaggacctgccttacaacaggcatacaagccctcagtccagcctctctcagcctattgcagacagtctgagcactgatggagggattgtgcgttcctggtgtaactcgggcagttgttgttgccgtcctgtacctgtcccgtaggtgtgatgttcggatgtaccgatcctgtgcaggtgttgttacgtggtctgccactgcgaggacgatcagctgtccgtcctgtctccctgtagcgctgtcttaggcgtctcacagtacggacattgcaattaatttccctggccacatctggagtcctcatgcctccttgcagcatgcctaaggcacgttcacacagatgagcatggaccctgggcatctttcttttggtgtttttcagagtcagtagaaaggcctctttagtgtcctaagttttcagaactgtgaccttaattgcctaccgtctgtaagttgttagtgtcttaacaaccgttccacaggtgcatgttcattaattgtttatggttcattgaacaagcatgggaaacagtgtttaaaccctttacaatgaagatctgtgaagttatatTGAGTTTTACAAATTagctttgaaagacagggtcctgaaaaagggacgtttctttttttgctgagtttatgttccACTTTTGTCCTTTTTGTCCTGTCCGCCATCTTAACCCCACCTCATGGCCACCTGTGACAGTTGGTGGTGTTggaaaccaaaatatattttgttgtgCATCATTCCTTGCATCTTTAGGATTTTATAAATTAACTACACTGCATTGGACATTGGTTTGTTAGTTTTCACTTTTGCTGACAAAGAGTGTAATGGACGTGTCGTTTAATGTGAGCCAGTTGTGGAAGATCCTTCTGAACTATTTGTGTGAGGTGCTGTGATTTTCATGTTACTGTATATCATGGACTACTACCGGTCTAGTATGTGAGATGCTGGGATTTTCATGTTACTGTATATCATTGACTATTACCGGTCTAGTATGTGAGATGCTGGGATTTTCATGTTACTGTATATCATTGACTATTACCGGTCTAGTATGTGAGATGCTGGGATTTTCATGTTACTGTGAGTTGCCTAATATATCATCAGTTCTCAACAACTCTGTACCACATTGGAAGATATGTTTTATAAATAGATACTAAGACTTATAATCAATGTTGTATAAGTCTGACAAATATATGCCCAATAAATCCTtccaaatataacattttcttttAAAGGAAACATTGACACAGCTATTAGCATATTAATTTATTATTGCATAAAAGTAGGTAGTATATACCATTACCACTTTTTTCATAAAATAATTTGTACACTTGGTGGAATGCAGTTTAATTGTTTTTGCACATTATACACAATTCTCATATTTTTCTCAATGTACAATAAACAGTTTGAAGATACATGTAAACTACTCCTTCTGCCTTGCCCTACTCTACAAATGGATTGTGTTGTAATCAGCCATTTACATTTAATTCAGGGGGCACAATTTTATCTTGGACTGTATTTTGATCCAGAAAGCAGGATAGAGTGGTTGAGTGAATGTCGTTTTTACTCTATAGATGAGGGTCATTTTATCAGCAATGTTGTAAAATGCTAGAGTTCCTGCCTTGTGATCCAAGAACAGTCCTATTCTCCTAGAGGACCAAGAAGTTAGTTGAATCTGTTTCTTATTCTCACAGACTTGGGCTATATTCCAGTCCAAACTCCAGGATTGATCATAAAATTCTAGAAATTTGGAGAATGCATCAGGGGAGCTGAGGTTTTTTTTTCTGTTTATCCCCTTATATGATACAGCTATGATAGCCTGTATTCCATCCCATTcaacctcccagtaacagcgccctgTCAAAGCCTCTCTGCACAGTACCACAGGCATGTTATCAAATCTATCTGGGTGGTCAGGATAAGGCAGTGCAAAATCATTCCATCCAgccactttgttgtccttagagAGGAGGAGGTTTTTATGTGCAGTGTTTTGGTCCAATGTGAGCTGACAGGCATCTGATGGTAGAGAGAAAGCAGATATGATGAACCAGTACAAAATGACCtggtctccgtctgtctgtcccagtATAAAACGACCtgatctgtgtctgtctgtacttACATTTCAAAAACTCCTCTCTTGTTGTTGGTTCTTTACTCTCCACACACCTGTCTTTTACCTGGGGTAGAGCTAGAGGGATACAGAAATAATTAACCAACTACAATAAATAATGTTACATGGTCTCAAGCTCAGCTGTGATTGTGCTGATAGAATTTTTGTGTAAATGTATGGTGAAAATGGACTCACGTGGACTAGGCTTTGATGCCTGCAGAATATGAATATCCTGTACTGTGGGAAACAGAGATATAGGCCTAGTGAGTATAGCAATGTAGAGTAATTCTATACAGATATGTATACAGAAGGCCGTGTTTattacttttttattattatttttactcaATTAAAAGAATGAAAGCTATAGATTGGTCAGTGGAGATGGTTTGAATGTAACAAGGGATTTGACAAGTCTGGTTTGTTGCAAACCTTTTTTAGAGATGTTTGCAAAGGCCCCTTTGCAGAAGTCCTCCAATCGCTGTTTCAGCTCGGCCACAGATTTCTTCACACCTTCAAAAGACACCTGCTGACTCACATTGATGCTGGATGTGTCTCCATATCCAGGGAGGGCTAGGACAGATTGACATctctaaagacacacacacacacacacacacacacacacacaagttgggTCCTGAGTCCTGTCAgattcaaagtgaaagaaagtaCCAGGGGCATTCCGTGTGAATTTGGCCCCAAAATCATAATTTGTTACAAGAGTCATTGCACCCAGGAGTCTTGTTAATGGCAATATTACCTGGAGGAAAATAATAAAATCTTCTGTATTTAACAACTGCTCAAGCTCAGTATCTCTCCTCCTCAGCTCTGAAATCTCCTTTTGCAGTTGGTCAACCTGCTCCTCAGCCTGGCCAACAGCAGCCTTCTCCTGTGATCTGATCAGTCTTTTCACATCAGAGTACCACTTCTCAACAGAGCGGATTATTTCAGTAAAGACCTTGTCACTGTCTTCCACGGCTAGCTGTGCTGAGTACTGTtgggacacacggacacacacagagagaggagcagtCTCAGTTTGAATCAGGCCCCACACGCAGCTCTGAACACTGAATTTGTCAGATAATTGGAGCAGAGTTTGAGTTGTCAGCTGTTGTAGTTCTCTCATCAATACTCACCGTGAGAGACCTCATGGCCTGCTTCAACCACAATAGTTCCTTCTCTTTCCTCATGATTATTTGCTTGTATTTCCTGTGTGTCTCCTTCAGTTCTTTCTGTAGAATAATCAAAACACTCATGAGTAAAAGGTGCATGGGATTGGAATCAGAGGGCATAAACTTTATTAACTGTAATGGCACTTTAAACAGTAAGGGTGGACTGTTTATTCTTTACTGTTTTGATAGCTGTGTGCACTTCGGACTCAAAGTCCTTTCCTTGTTATCAGTGTTGATACTGATGCATAAACTGCAGTTTAATGTGTTAAATTCAGCACTTTAATtccacatacattttcatacccAACATGTAAAAACAGCATACCTGTTTTGCAGTGCCTTCAGCTGCAGCTGAAACCGTTTCATGGCCTTTGTGTACACCCATCAAACACTCGTAACAGATACAACGTTGATCAGTACGGCAGTAAACTTCCAGCAGTTTGTCATGCTGAGAGCATATCTTCTCCTGAAGCTGTATGGAGGCTTCCACAAGTGTGTGTCGTTTTCCAGGGTTGAGTTTGTCATGAAGCTTGAGGTGTGTTTCACAGTATGATGCCAGGCACAGAAGACAAGACTTAATGGCCTTCTGTTTTCTCCCACCACAGACATCACACTCAATATCCCCTGGTTTAGCATAACAAGGAACGTGAGGGTCAGCTTGGAACTCTTCAATCTTCTTCAGTCTTTCCACTACCTCTGCAAACATGGTATTTTTGCTCAGAGCAGGCCTTGGGCTGAAGGTCTGTCTGCACTGAGGGCAGCCGTAGACACCGATGCGGTCATTTAGATCCCAATAGTCCTTTATACAGCCCATGCAGTAACTGTGTCCACAAGGAATGGTCACAGGGCtcttcagtagatccagacagatTGAACAAGAGAATTGGTCTTCCCCAAATAATGCACACGACTCAGCCATTTTGTGGCCGAGAAtaatgtatgtaatgtgtgtCCGGGCGGGCTGGCACGAGGGGAAGTGCAACTATCTGAATTCCTATTGGTTTTGAAAAATGATATTTCCTGTTTCGATTGCACCGCTCAGGGGTGTGGTTTTATCAAGATCTCCAACTGGGGCGTGAAAGATAGACAAGTTATAGCTTCTCTCAGAgaaactagctacagtactattTTTCTTTGCGCCTTATGGTTGCTAAGGAGAATGTCTACTTCAACAAACTCACATACAAACCCTGTTCACCAGTTTCCACTAGATAgaacagccacaaagtcaaaattatAAAAGGGTTTATATCGTAAAAActcatgaaaacaaacatttgctttttggtcttaatttaaggttagggctaggcataaggttatcagtgtggttcattttaggtttagggttagttttaaaatcagattttaaaaagatACATTTTAgcaataggcggggtttatgactttgtggatgtggtaactagtgacgacccagTACTCCGGCTTACTTTTTGATTGACTGTTTTATTAGCCGCTAGGAACGGGAAATTAGCGGAGTCGACCAATGAAACGAAAGCATTGCACCACTGTAGTTAGACAGAGAGCGCAAGGGGCATTTTGTGGCAGTACGGAGATCTCTGATACGATGCATCAAATATCTTAGTGGTAAGTACATTTCAGCTAAATTTCTACGATTTCAAAGCGTGTGTTGACAGACTGACAACGGAGCCTGTTTTTAGTGGCTGTCAAACTCTCATTCAAATTCAAGGCTGGTGTTTTTGAGAGCTATCATCCTCAGCCTCCTACTAGCTAGGTGCCAGGctgtcaactagctagctactagcacTGTCCAGCAGGCCCATCCTCATCATAGCATGGGAATGACAACTGTTCATGATAATGTAGCCCAACATTGACAGCATTCGATCAAAAGAAGGCACAAGAAAGAGCAAATCatgtatttgggggggggggggggggggggggggacgggacACAGAGGGTCTCGTGTAAAATAGTATTATTGATGTAAGTTTTAAATGATGGAAACTTATTACACCTGCACCACTACACTCTACTCCTTGAATCATCATCAACCTCAATAATGGACAACGAATACAAAGCAGGCAGCCCATATATCCTTACACAGTGGTTTATAGAATAGTACAGTAGCCCATATATCCTTACACAGTGGTTTATAGAATAGTACAGTAGCCCATATATCCTTACACAGTGGTTTATAGAATAGTACAGTAGCCCATATATCCTTACACAGTGGTTTATAGAATAGTACAGTAGCCCATATATCCTTACACAGTGGTTTATAGAATAGTACAGTAGCCCATATATCCTTACACAGTGGTTTATAGAATAGTACAGTAGCCCATATATCCTTACACAGTGGTTTATAGAATAGTACAGTAGCCCATATATCCTTACACAGTGGTTTATAGAATAGTACAGTAGCCCATATATCCTTACACAGTGGTTTATAGAATAGTACAGTAGCCCATATATCCTTACACAGTGGTTTATAGAATAGTACAGTAGCCCAAAGGTAGTTCTTCTGAAGACGTTCCATGTgtgaccacatacttttggtggTGAGTAAAAAAACGGTGTGTTTTTGTGTCCTATCAGCCCCAGAATGAGGAGTCATCTGTTTCAGAGACATGGATAAATATGAAAAGGTGAGGAAGATTGGGGAGGGCTCCTTCGGGAAGGCAATTCTCGTCAAATCCAGGGAGGATGGAAAACAGTATGTCATCAAAGAGATTGGCATCTCCCGGGTAAGCCACAGAGAACTGTATATGACATAATCACCATTTAGCCCTACATGATGTTATGGAAATTATATTACAGCCATAATATGACATGATcaatgtcttccatttcctctcGCCTTGTCTCACTTTCTATGGCAGATGTCTAGTAAAGAGAGACAGGAGTCCCGTAAAGAGGTGGCTGTTCTGGCCAACATGAGCCATCCCAACATCGTCCAGTACAAAGAGTCCTTTGAAGGTAAACAACAACCTGTGCACCATGCAGTCCAGTGACCCCAGTTCAGAGGTCAATAGTCAGCAGTGATGACCAGAATGCCTATATCAATTTCCTTGAGACTTTAGGGTTGTAATATACAGAGCCCTTCACTTGTGGTGTGATTTCTGATGAAGCAACGTGATGAATCTCAGTTGGTGTGTGAGACTTGGCAGCAGCTTCCAGAAAATAAGTTGATTATCTGCCTGGCTCATTAATGAAACTAGAGCTAGACAGACCTCTCCCTCCTGATTCAACCCTGTAGTGTGTGTTTAACTTCAGCCTGGCCAGGGAGATCTAATAATTAGGTTTGTGTGTCTTCCAGCACAGTGTAACACAGATGGGTTGGTTGAACCAATGCTTTCTCTCTGTGCGTTTTCTAGAGTGTGGATGTCTGTACATCGTAATGGATTACTGTGAGGGAGGAGACCTATTCAAGACGATCAACTCTCAAAACGGAGTGCAGTTCCCTGAGGAGCAGGTAAAACACAATAGAGGCAGGTGAAAATGCCCCCACCCCACAGACAGATTTTtgtcatggatggatggagggcatGAACATGCTTTGACTCTGTCTGTATCTTAATAGATCCTGGATTGGTTGGTGCAGATATGCCTTGCCTTGAAGCATGTACATGACCGTAAGATCCTCCACAGAGACATCAAATCACAGGTAAATAATAAGTTAGAGACCCTGTCCCCTGAATTTTGAGCATATTGTAGTACACATTACTCATCATACTTATATGGTTTGGAACTTTTAGAACATATTTCTGACCAAAGATGGAACCATACAGCTAGGAGACTTTGGGATTGCCAGGGTGCTGAATAGGTGAGTCATACAACATACTAAAGAATCTATCCTGTGTTTAGTGAAAAGGGGGCAACTTCTTTGCAATGTTCATCTCCATTTCAGTAACTCCACAATCCTCTTTCTCAGTACTGTGGAGCTAGCCAGGACATGTATCGGGACGCCATACTACCTGTCACCTGAGATTTGTGAAAACAAACCGTACAACAACAAAAGGTAACCTGCACCCATGTCGGGTTGAGGGGGCATTGTCTCATGATGAGATGTGAACTTTTAGGATTCTCTCTTTGTGTATGTCAATGTGAGTTTGTAACTACCATTTAAAAGGTGCAGAGTTGAATCACCTTAATTGTAGAAATGATTAGTTAATTTGTCACACACACTCAGAATAATGCAGAGTCATTGAGGTGTATGGTGGCTTCTGCCACCATAATTATGTAATGGTGTCATGTATAGCCTTTATGGAGTCAACTTACTGGCTGGTGTACATCCAGAATCCTGAGCAGGACACCTGTATTGATTCTAACCTATTTAAATATGCATCGTGTAATCTAATCAACTTCAGTTACATGAGTCTGTATTTGTCTTAATGAACTGTAGCATGCAGCTTCACACTACAGCAGCCTATGGTTTTCTTGTTAACAGGAGTGCCTTTCTTTCCACGTTAGCTAATGTGTAGAAAAGCATCTTTAGCAATAATGTATGTGCAATACTGTGTGAGCGAGAATGTAATGTACCAATCCCAGAGAATTTATCCCTCCTTTCTCCAtctgtatgctctctctctctccatcggtacgctctctctctctccatctgtatgctctctctctccatctgtatgctctctctctctttccctttcactCCTCCAGTGATGTTTGGGCCCTGGGGTGTGTCCTGTATGAAATGTGCACGCTAAAGCATGCAGtaagtatttgtgtgtgttatttaggtGTGTCTTAAAGTCAGTAACAGAGTGAACCTGAGGCAGGCACAATACGAACGCTCACTCTCTCCCATATATAATGCATGATGATTCTCTCTGGAGGCAGTTGTTTCAGAGAGTCTTTTTTTAATGGCTGATCATATCTGCTGAGTACGTGGTCTGTTTAATTCTAAAAAGGTCTAATAATATTAATTATATTTGTACAtttgagttatttagcagacaatcttatccagagcgacagtcactttaagaatgtttacatattctGCATTACATCTCgtatgtattctattctactgtatcttagtctatgccactctgacattgctcgcctaatattttatatattcttaattccattcctttactttaggtttgtgtgtatatattgtgaaattgttaattgcttgttagatattactgcactgttggagctagaaacacaagcatttcgctacacccgccaataacatctgctaaatatgtgtatgtgacgaataaaatttgatttgatttcaacttacagtagtgagtgcacacACTTTCAGACTTTTGCACTGGTCCCttgtgggaatcgaacctacaaccctggcattgcaagcaccatgctctaccaactgagccacacaggaccacaatTCATAATGTCAGAAGAGGCCATTAGTGTAATCAGTCATTCCCTTTTGGTTGTGTCTGGCCTGCTATTTTAGTTATTAAGGAAGTATACCGTGTGTGTTCCCTCTTAGTTTGAGGCAGGTAACATGAAGAACCTGGTTCTGAAGATCATCCGGGGCTCGTACCCCCCTGTGTCGATCCACTACTCCCAGGACCTACGTTCTCTCATGGGCCAGCTGTTCAGACGCAACCCCCGGGAGAGACCCTCTGTCAGCTCTATCCTCGACAAACCCTTCCTCTCCCACAGAATCTTCAGGTTCCTCACCCCAGAggtaggatacacacacacacacacacacacacacacacacacacagggtcccaGGGACTGTTAGCCCTTTGACAGTATGATACACACACTGTGAATCTAGTCTTTTCAGCACAACAATATGACGTTTGGTTTTCTCCCACTCAGATTATCGCTCAGGAATTCAGCCATAGCTTCCTCCACAAGCAGCCTAAAGCAGGTGTGGCGCAGGCAGCatcaggtaaacacacacaccacataaaaTGCTAACACATTTGAATGAATACACATGCCTCACTCTTACACCAAGAACCTCAACTTTGTAATATAGTATCTTTCTTACCCTCTCTAGCCAAGCGTCGCGCCCCTGCTCCCATGCCCCTAACCCCAGCCCAGAAGATCACCAAACCAGCCGCCAAATATGGAGTGCCTTTAAATGTCAGGAAAGCCTCAGATGCAGCCATGAAACCTGCCGAGCGGAAACCAGCCGTCAAACACAAGATGGTTAGTACTGGAGGAGAGCCAGTGACGTCTTTCAGCCTTCTCAACAGGATGATCCTATACTGGCCGTGCATCATTGTCTACTGCCCCTCCGCTGAGAAAGATCTATTCATATTGGTTATGAATGTGTGTTATGAAGATGTCTGTCATGTTACACCTCAGTGGGACATGgatgggcgtgtgtgtgtgtgtgtcctctgagtCTGAACCCCAGTGTTATATGTTGCTCAGGCCCCCGTCCCCCTCCCAGCAGCACCCCAGAGGAGAGTGAGTCgagtggaggaagagaggaggaaataTGAGGTAGCTACAACAGAGAGAGTAACCTGTATTAACCCCTggatctctccctccttttcttcctTCTATTAACCCACCACATAAAGTTCCCTCCTGACGTACATCCCTTTTTTTTCTTCCTCATCATCACTCATCCAAACAGAGTGCAGCCCCCCACTTCTCCTCTTCCAGACAGTTTGAATAGCCCTCCCTCTTCTACACCCCTCTTTCTCTTAACCTGCCTAAAGAGTGCTCTTTTTTCCCCCTCCTTGTATACCTGTTCTATAGCAGTGAACCTCTTACGTCTTGGTAAGTTCATGGTTTCATGTTGACTATTGTGTTTACACTACAGGAGGGTGCCAGGAAGAAAAGGATGGAGCTGATCGAgaaagagaggaaacagagggagCAGGTCAGCTGGGTGTCTAGCATTTGATATACTGTATTACATCTGAAATATGAAACTTCAGATTGTTCATCTTTATTTGTTCTTCAGATGTTTCTGTTGAAGGCTGGACAGATGAAGAGATTTGAGAGGGAAAAGGTGAGTCAAATCGAATGTTATTTTCCACAtggttcgtaaacaacaggtgtagactaacagtgaaatgcttacttactggcccttcacaacaatgcagagagaaaaataacaacacaaggaataacgataacttggctctatacagggaacaccagtactgagtcgatgtgcaggtgtATGAGGTAATTGAAGTAGATGGGTACATATGGATAAAATGACtagtcaacaggatagataataagcagtagcagcagcgtatgtgatgagtcaaaagagtgaATGCCAAAGGGGTCAATGCAGAAAGTctaggtagctatttggttaactacttagcagtcttatgacctgggggtagaatctgttcagggtcctgttggttccagacttggtgcatcggtacagcttaccatgcggtagcagagaggacagtctatgacttgagtggctggagtctttgacaattcttagggccttcctTGACAGTGGGGGTAGTATAACCGTAAACAGTAGTTATTTACACTCTGTAACATTATGACATTGCTGTAGTGACGATCAAACTTAAGCATTTAATGTAATGCTCATAGTGACTAGTGAACTTTGACCCCCAGATAAACCGGATTAACCGAGCTcgagagcagggctggaggcacGTCCTGAGCTCTAGTGGAGGCAGCAGTCCAGAGAGGAAGGTACAGAATCACCCcccccccatcatcatcatccactGTGGTTTCACTTCATTAGTACAGTCACTACAGTGGAAATGTTTTATCAATCAAAgcttctcctctctaactcacTGTCTTATCTGTCCCCAGTGTTTTGTAGGAGGTGGTGGTATGATGGCTGGGTTTGCAGCTCCTGTCCCAGAGCCTCTGCTTCCTGCTCCATGTCCTGCCCAGGGCCCCACCCCAGGCCCTGCCCCGCTCTCCCCTATCAGGGGCCCGTATGAACACTACCATGCTCCTCTGGACCAGCTGGCCAAACCTCAGCCCAAAGAGGGTGCCAGAGAGGGATTCACAGCAGGAGGAGACACTCCTATTAGGTGGGTTCAGCCATAATTTCCTTTTGGTCATTTATTGACTCAggtgactgattgattgattgtgttgTTTTGTATGTGTAAGGGGTGTGCCAGCTGCTGTCAGCTCAGTGCTGCCCAATGGCCCTGCTCGTCTCCCAGACCCTGATGCGGTGAAGAAAGAGCTACGGAGGCTAGAGCATGTCACCAAACAAACCCATGTTAGCAGGTCCGTGGTTGGTCACAAACCATTCTAGAAAACATTGCTCTGTCTCTGACTGGCAGTAAAGCTTTGCTTGATATTGGATAATATTTATTAGTTACGATATACAATGTTGTATCAATACTAGGTCAATTAAATAACTTCCTCTCCAACTGTCTCCAGGCAACGGGGTCACGCAGCAGCTGAACGGGCCAATCAGGTTCAGGAGTTTCTGCAGCGTAAGAGAGATGCCATGCTGAACAAGGTCCGTGCTGAGGGACAGCTGGTACGTGTTCTCCTTCCTGCCCCCATTTCTATACTTCTGCTCACTGAACAATAGGATGGCTCTTTAAAGTCTGTTAAGTTCTCACAAAGGATAACGGGGTTTTTGTATGGTCGTGGTTAATAACCAAAGTGTCGATCTGGAATCAAGGTTGAATTGCATGCTTACCGGAGTTTGGACAAAATGCAGCACATTTTTATACATGTGAAATGTGGTTGAATTGAACGGTGAACAGGGTGCCCGGCAAAACCTGGCAGCCATCTATGGTCGGTCCAGCTACAGCAGGCCCAAACCCAACAAAGAGGAGGAGGTAGGAGCCCAGCTCTCAGCTCTGGATGTCCAGCCAGCCTCACCCCATCTGATCCCTCACTCATAACAACATGCCTGGGTTTGGCTTGCCCTCTTCAGTTGTGTCTGCATGACACTACACTCAGACACATCCCCTTAAAGGAATAATCCACTTAAACTATCTTTTTGTATTTTGTTCATTAATcgactgttgatacagtcccaaaatgttttgcatgtcagcaatcaaggtTTCAAGATGGACTTTCAAAAAGCAAATCGTcacttgccacatcatcatgatgcaGAACGCTCTTGAAAACCTGATTGCTGACTTTCTTAATATTTAGGGACTGTATATTTTTTGATTGGATTATTCCTGTAACTCTGCAGTCAAAGTCACCCAGCAGCACCTCCCAGTGTCCGACTCCCTGTACTGCATGTACTGTGtcaccaggtgtgtgtgtcaATGCACAAGTGTGATTCAGACCTCATACATTTGGTGCACCAGTAACAGCTTTTTTTCCCCTTTCCATAACATATATTTTTGTGCACATTATATGTTGTCCCTTTTTTTTTGTAGCTTTTTttttctaaaataaataaatctcaAGTAATTCCAGTGTTTCCTTTTTAGGTGTTTGAGTAACTCAAGCTCTGTTTTTATATATTGCACCAGTGTCTTTCTTGCAGTGTCAAGTATGTGGATGACTGATTTTACGTCGGTTCTTATATGTCATTTGTTATAGGAAACCATTTTAGTGGATTATTTTGTCATTAGTTTTGTGTATGTTGTATAGCTTTGTGTCATATGATGTGTAACCTGTGTGAGTCTGATCCGTGCTGTAGCCTCTTAGCAATATGTGAACTCTTTGTTTGCGTGTTAGTATAACTTCTGCAGTTATGTTCTCAGGAGTACCTGTCCCGGCTGAGGCAGATCAGGCTACAGAACTTCAATGAGAGACAGCAGATCAAAGCACGCCTCAGAGGAGTGAAGGTATCCTTCCACCCTTTTAGAACACATCAGCATAACATCCTTTTAATCAGCCTCTGAACTTCTGTCATGTTTTGGCATTTTTATTTGCGGATAATGGCGGCGTAATCTGGTTGTTCGGGGGATCAATCCAGTACGACAGTGATGGCTCAGACAGCAAGGAATCCTGTGAGGAGACAGAGCTGAGGAGAAAGAAGATTGAAGCCCTGAAGGCCCAAGCGCAGGCCCGTGCTGCTGTGTT
Protein-coding sequences here:
- the LOC115158504 gene encoding tripartite motif-containing protein 16 translates to MAESCALFGEDQFSCSICLDLLKSPVTIPCGHSYCMGCIKDYWDLNDRIGVYGCPQCRQTFSPRPALSKNTMFAEVVERLKKIEEFQADPHVPCYAKPGDIECDVCGGRKQKAIKSCLLCLASYCETHLKLHDKLNPGKRHTLVEASIQLQEKICSQHDKLLEVYCRTDQRCICYECLMGVHKGHETVSAAAEGTAKQKELKETHRKYKQIIMRKEKELLWLKQAMRSLTYSAQLAVEDSDKVFTEIIRSVEKWYSDVKRLIRSQEKAAVGQAEEQVDQLQKEISELRRRDTELEQLLNTEDFIIFLQRCQSVLALPGYGDTSSINVSQQVSFEGVKKSVAELKQRLEDFCKGAFANISKKVQDIHILQASKPSPPLPQVKDRCVESKEPTTREEFLKYACQLTLDQNTAHKNLLLSKDNKVAGWNDFALPYPDHPDRFDNMPVVLCREALTGRCYWEVEWDGIQAIIAVSYKGINRKKNLSSPDAFSKFLEFYDQSWSLDWNIAQVCENKKQIQLTSWSSRRIGLFLDHKAGTLAFYNIADKMTLIYRVKTTFTQPLYPAFWIKIQSKIKLCPLN